A single Methanobacterium sp. DNA region contains:
- a CDS encoding Ni/Fe hydrogenase subunit alpha codes for MVTLKMEPVTRIEGHAKITVDLDDAGNVQDTKLHVMEFRGFEKFLQGRNIEEVPRIVPRICGICDVQHHLAAAKAVDAIFGFEPDDILPDAYKMRELMDWGSTMHSHTLHFYYLAAPDFIAGKDRKTRNVFQIVKDAPEAALQAIELRKNALELIRATGGRPIHPTSSTPGGISTSLDDETQKDLLNKMNRNVELAVATLDLAKPIFEENLDLVKTLGYMESYHCGLVKDGVWDMYDGNVRMKDKEGKTYCEFAPADYLDYMAEHVKPYSWLKFPYIKDLGYPEGVYRVCPLSRLNVADKMPDEAPLAQAELEEFRKTFGYAHEPLLYHWARLIEILASAECAAATLEGDLSGDKFPGPLERTAGEGVGIVEASRGTLTHHYACDENGQVTKANIIVATIQNNPAMEMGIQKVAKDYIKPGVDVDDKIFNLMEMVIRAYDPCLSCATHQIDSQMRLATLEVYDSEGHLVKKI; via the coding sequence ATGGTTACACTCAAAATGGAACCTGTGACCAGGATTGAAGGTCACGCAAAAATCACAGTGGACTTGGATGATGCAGGAAATGTCCAGGACACTAAACTCCACGTTATGGAATTCCGTGGATTTGAAAAATTCCTGCAAGGACGAAATATTGAAGAAGTGCCACGTATAGTGCCTAGAATATGTGGTATATGTGATGTGCAGCACCACTTGGCAGCTGCCAAGGCTGTGGATGCAATTTTTGGATTCGAACCTGATGACATTCTCCCAGACGCTTACAAGATGAGGGAATTAATGGACTGGGGTTCTACTATGCACTCCCACACACTGCATTTCTATTACCTGGCAGCTCCAGACTTCATAGCTGGAAAAGACAGGAAAACCAGAAACGTATTCCAAATCGTGAAAGACGCACCTGAGGCAGCATTACAAGCAATTGAACTTCGAAAAAACGCTTTAGAACTTATCAGAGCAACCGGTGGAAGGCCCATTCACCCCACATCCTCAACTCCTGGAGGAATCTCTACAAGTTTGGATGACGAAACCCAGAAAGACCTCCTAAACAAAATGAATAGGAATGTGGAATTAGCAGTCGCTACTTTGGACTTGGCCAAACCAATATTTGAAGAAAACTTGGACCTGGTCAAAACCTTAGGTTACATGGAAAGTTACCACTGTGGACTGGTAAAAGACGGCGTATGGGATATGTATGACGGAAACGTCCGAATGAAAGATAAGGAAGGTAAAACATATTGCGAATTTGCACCAGCCGATTACCTGGACTACATGGCAGAACATGTGAAACCCTACTCCTGGTTGAAATTCCCGTACATAAAAGATTTAGGATATCCTGAAGGAGTTTACAGGGTGTGCCCATTATCTCGACTAAACGTAGCAGACAAAATGCCTGACGAAGCTCCATTAGCACAAGCAGAGTTAGAAGAATTCAGGAAAACATTTGGATATGCACATGAACCATTGTTATACCACTGGGCTCGACTCATAGAGATATTGGCATCTGCAGAATGTGCAGCCGCCACTCTAGAAGGAGATCTATCTGGTGATAAATTCCCAGGCCCACTGGAAAGAACTGCTGGTGAAGGTGTCGGAATTGTAGAAGCATCCCGAGGAACACTAACCCACCACTATGCTTGTGACGAAAACGGACAAGTTACCAAAGCTAACATTATTGTTGCAACCATCCAAAACAACCCCGCCATGGAAATGGGTATTCAAAAAGTCGCCAAAGACTACATTAAACCTGGAGTAGACGTAGACGATAAAATCTTCAACTTAATGGAGATGGTTATCAGGGCTTATGACCCATGTCTATCCTGTGCAACCCACCAAATCGATAGTCAAATGAGGCTTGCCACCCTTGAAGTGTACGACAGCGAGGGACACCTCGTTAAAAAGATTTAA
- a CDS encoding 4Fe-4S binding protein: MIVVNKEDCIRCGACQGACPTAAIIVSPEDVNYCDVCGGAPKCVDVCPTGALKADELALDESGNTQTRITFNPQLCDECGDCVEVCPPQILKLETGKVQTLPLQGYCVMCQQCSDICPVDVIGVEGVKEPKKLDLEITSPVYIVDCVGCGMCVDECPVSAITLPEYGESITIDEDTCIKCGVCSQTCPWNAVYISGRKPEKRAKILNKFEIDTDTCIGCQVCVDACPGDFIEPKTSELTVELPEICTYCGLCEKMCPVDAITLDVELGPAKPASETGLVWDEEKCDFVGACARTCPNEAIRVVTKTGVQVPGDVEVGGEPSFAMCTRCGACTIACPNDALNLVEIDKEIDGEIVKRNRIEYSPDNCQQCGDCVEVCPYNMLKLTDDKVPLKGFCILCDQCIPVCPHDAFSLK, translated from the coding sequence ATGATAGTGGTTAACAAGGAAGACTGCATTCGATGTGGGGCCTGTCAGGGTGCCTGTCCAACTGCAGCAATCATCGTATCTCCAGAAGATGTCAACTATTGTGATGTCTGTGGAGGAGCACCTAAATGTGTGGATGTCTGTCCCACTGGTGCTCTTAAAGCTGATGAGCTAGCATTGGATGAATCTGGCAACACCCAAACCAGGATTACCTTCAACCCCCAACTCTGTGACGAGTGCGGGGACTGTGTAGAAGTCTGCCCCCCCCAGATCCTTAAATTAGAAACTGGTAAAGTGCAGACCTTGCCTTTACAGGGATACTGTGTCATGTGCCAGCAGTGCTCAGACATTTGCCCAGTAGATGTTATCGGAGTAGAAGGAGTTAAAGAACCTAAAAAACTGGACTTAGAGATCACCAGCCCAGTCTACATAGTGGACTGTGTAGGATGTGGTATGTGTGTGGATGAATGTCCAGTAAGCGCCATAACACTCCCTGAATACGGTGAAAGCATAACCATCGATGAAGACACTTGTATCAAATGTGGGGTCTGTTCACAGACCTGCCCATGGAACGCAGTGTATATATCCGGAAGAAAACCAGAAAAACGTGCCAAAATACTCAACAAGTTTGAAATTGACACAGATACATGTATCGGTTGTCAGGTTTGTGTAGACGCCTGTCCTGGTGACTTCATAGAACCTAAAACTTCTGAACTAACAGTAGAACTACCGGAAATCTGTACTTACTGTGGACTATGCGAAAAAATGTGCCCAGTGGATGCCATCACTCTGGATGTTGAACTAGGACCAGCCAAACCTGCCTCTGAAACAGGGTTGGTATGGGATGAAGAAAAATGTGACTTTGTAGGAGCATGTGCCCGCACATGTCCCAACGAAGCTATCCGGGTGGTTACAAAAACCGGAGTTCAAGTACCAGGAGATGTTGAAGTAGGTGGAGAACCATCATTTGCTATGTGCACCCGTTGTGGGGCATGCACAATTGCCTGTCCAAACGATGCATTAAATCTGGTGGAAATCGACAAAGAAATCGATGGTGAGATTGTCAAGAGGAACAGAATTGAGTACAGTCCTGATAATTGCCAACAGTGTGGTGATTGTGTAGAAGTATGTCCTTACAACATGCTGAAACTCACCGACGACAAAGTACCACTCAAAGGATTCTGTATACTCTGTGACCAGTGCATACCAGTCTGTCCACACGATGCGTTTTCCCTTAAATAG
- a CDS encoding F420-nonreducing hydrogenase — protein sequence MADKVKLGNVWLGVCAGCELSIADIHEAIVDVLGLADFEFMPVLMDVKYDEWTDVDVAIVTGGIRNDENRELALKVREKAKVVIAYGTCAAYGGIFGLGNLHTVDELTQEAYINSESTYNDEGIIPSEGVPKLESRMRPLTEVIDVDLVLPGCPPRSDLVAQIVMALLKGEELPEIPKTNLCEVCPREKPPEGMAMDKIIRQFELGEPEEEMCLVPQGLVCLGPATISICGAECPSIGIQCRGCYGPTFNVTDQGAKMISAIGSDFGVERDKTVDPEEVADQLDDIVGTFYTYTLPAALIPAKVKKEGK from the coding sequence ATGGCAGACAAAGTTAAACTAGGAAATGTTTGGCTTGGTGTGTGTGCTGGATGTGAACTTTCCATAGCAGACATACATGAAGCCATAGTAGATGTTCTGGGATTGGCAGACTTTGAATTCATGCCAGTTCTAATGGATGTCAAATATGATGAATGGACCGACGTAGATGTGGCTATAGTAACCGGAGGAATTCGAAATGATGAAAACCGGGAACTCGCATTAAAAGTTAGGGAAAAAGCTAAAGTTGTCATTGCTTATGGTACTTGTGCAGCTTATGGAGGAATTTTTGGACTTGGAAACCTACACACTGTTGATGAGTTAACTCAAGAGGCTTATATCAACTCTGAAAGTACTTACAACGATGAGGGAATTATACCAAGTGAAGGAGTACCTAAATTAGAAAGCAGAATGAGACCACTAACTGAAGTCATTGATGTTGATTTAGTACTACCTGGATGCCCACCCCGATCTGATCTGGTAGCACAAATTGTCATGGCTCTATTAAAAGGTGAAGAACTACCTGAAATACCAAAAACAAACCTTTGCGAAGTTTGTCCTAGGGAAAAACCACCTGAAGGAATGGCTATGGACAAAATCATTCGACAATTTGAACTTGGAGAACCCGAAGAAGAAATGTGCCTAGTACCCCAGGGATTGGTCTGTTTAGGACCAGCTACTATCTCCATATGTGGTGCTGAATGTCCATCAATTGGAATTCAGTGTCGTGGATGCTATGGACCTACTTTCAATGTAACTGATCAGGGTGCAAAAATGATCAGTGCTATTGGTTCTGATTTCGGTGTGGAACGAGATAAAACTGTGGACCCTGAAGAAGTAGCCGATCAACTGGATGATATAGTTGGAACTTTCTATACCTACACACTCCCAGCAGCCCTAATACCTGCTAAGGTGAAAAAGGAGGGTAAATAA
- a CDS encoding CooT family nickel-binding protein, translated as MCESTVYDNKGIKLMDDVINIKVYGNRIEMVDILNQGMTVEGQIVELDLEKHSIFIEVDEKGLVK; from the coding sequence ATGTGCGAATCAACAGTTTACGACAATAAAGGGATTAAATTAATGGATGATGTGATTAATATCAAAGTTTATGGTAACCGGATAGAGATGGTAGATATTTTAAACCAAGGAATGACAGTAGAAGGCCAAATAGTTGAATTAGACCTTGAAAAACATAGTATTTTCATAGAAGTAGATGAAAAGGGGTTAGTTAAATAA